The DNA sequence TTTAGCCGTTACAATGTAAAAACAAGCGGTGACTGGTCGATGGCAGTTTTGGCACAGGCATATCTTCAATATGATCTTTCTAAAACATCATTTAAAGTAGGTCGTCAGATATTTGAGTCATTTTTAACTAAATCAAATGATACAAAAATGATTCCAAATACTTTTGAAGGTTACACCGTTACAATAAACGAGATTCCAAAAACAAGAATCCGCGGAGCCTATTTTAACTCTCAAAAACTAAGAGACCATACTACTTTCCATGATGTTTTAACTTTTAAAGACTCTTCAGGTGAGAGCTGGAACAACAATGACGATGCTGCGGTTCATAAAGGACTCAATTATACAAACCTCAGTGCACATGGTAAGGAGGAGAACGAACTTGTAGTTGTAGATTTGAAAAACAAGTCAATCGACAATCTTGTAGTAGATGTAACATACGGCTCAGTTCCGGGTCTTCTCTCTTCACTCACGGGAGAATTTAACTACAAAATCAAATTGGGTGACAAACTCTCTTTAACTCCGGGTGTTCGCCATATGCAACAGTTTGATAATGGTGCAGGTGAAATCGGTGGAGCAAGTTTAGACGGTAGCCTCGCAGGTTTGACAGGAGCTAAAAGTGGATATAAAGATGCATCTACTCTTGACACATCGCTTACCATGGCACGTTTAGTTTTGACAGATGGGATCTTTAAAGCGCAAGTCGGTTATTCGGCTGTTGCTGATGAGGCGGATATAGTCGCACCATGGAGAGGTTTTCCTACAGGCGGATATACTCGTGCTATGGCGCAGTACAACTGGAGAGCAGATACAAAAACGACTTCTGCAGAGGTTTACTACGATTTTGGCAAGGCAAAAATTTTAGACGGATTTAGCGCACTTGCACGTTACGCGATTCAAGATTTTGATGAAGATAAGCAAGCAGGCGGCGTTCAAGCAGATAGCAATATCCTGCATATAGACTTTCGTCAACAGTTTACACCGACGTTTGACGCAAAGATTCGTATGGCATTTGTTGATGCAGATGAGAGAGTAGCTGATGGTATTGACAAAGACTCTTATAACGAATACCGTTTTGAGTTAAATTACCTCTTCTAAAATAAAAAAAAGAGTTGTTTTGAGCCGCTTATTTTTCTCTCCTATTTTTATAAGCGCCAAAACAACCATGATTGAGTAGGCGGATATTTTATGAATAAAATTATCTTCTCTTTGCTGCTCTGCTTTGTCTCTCTTTTTGGAGTGGACTGGCAGGGTTACGAAGAGGCAAAAAAAACACAGCAAAAAAGTTCAAAAATCATCATGATATACATTGAGAGAACAGATTGCCGATACTGTGTTAATATGCATAGAGATGTTTTTGATGACAAAGAGATGTCACAATGGATTGAGGAGCGTTTTATCCCTGTAAAATTAAATTTGGACATGGATGATATACCCTTAGGTATAAGCGTTTCAATGACTCCCTCTTTCTATTTTGTTGACAAAAATCAAAAGATTATCAAAATGATACCAGGATCTTGGAATATCGATGATTTTAAATCATTGATAAAAAATATTAAGGAGTCAAGATGACTCCTTCTTGCCGGAAGGCAAGTCTTTAGTGAC is a window from the Sulfurimonas crateris genome containing:
- a CDS encoding OprD family outer membrane porin; this encodes MIKISVAAAAVVSLLVSSAFADDTEPKRVLKNNMMEVYKTLPSSVDNLSDAFTEGTFYGRLRMNAFNWDWKNDQVNDDNKAFGIGGSMIYKTAPLHGVSATAGLYYANNPFSSLREDDADVGDVKAGKDTFSRYNVKTSGDWSMAVLAQAYLQYDLSKTSFKVGRQIFESFLTKSNDTKMIPNTFEGYTVTINEIPKTRIRGAYFNSQKLRDHTTFHDVLTFKDSSGESWNNNDDAAVHKGLNYTNLSAHGKEENELVVVDLKNKSIDNLVVDVTYGSVPGLLSSLTGEFNYKIKLGDKLSLTPGVRHMQQFDNGAGEIGGASLDGSLAGLTGAKSGYKDASTLDTSLTMARLVLTDGIFKAQVGYSAVADEADIVAPWRGFPTGGYTRAMAQYNWRADTKTTSAEVYYDFGKAKILDGFSALARYAIQDFDEDKQAGGVQADSNILHIDFRQQFTPTFDAKIRMAFVDADERVADGIDKDSYNEYRFELNYLF
- a CDS encoding thioredoxin family protein, which produces MNKIIFSLLLCFVSLFGVDWQGYEEAKKTQQKSSKIIMIYIERTDCRYCVNMHRDVFDDKEMSQWIEERFIPVKLNLDMDDIPLGISVSMTPSFYFVDKNQKIIKMIPGSWNIDDFKSLIKNIKESR